Proteins encoded within one genomic window of Fusarium musae strain F31 chromosome 4, whole genome shotgun sequence:
- a CDS encoding hypothetical protein (EggNog:ENOG41) has translation MAVILITLAVFLDGSTTAGQIGMSLNIVLVANSTLLALVTSWTNLEISLGAISRLKILEADTVAEEQSPSGAEVPEYWPSRGAVEVRDLTVSYEETHVPALKNINLSIEPGQHLVICGRTGSGKSTLLLALLRLLNTQSGAIEVDGIDLNQVPLSIIRERCFITVTQDPFLLAQASLRFNLDPSETLPESAIMKALGRTGLCGHFDSNPEAKLVDILDDPLSSLPHMSTGQTQLFALTRAILRAEHSSIKGKNAIILLDEATSSVDGLTESTMRRIVKEVFTDNGHTVIEITHRLSGFEGIARTGGQSQQVKAILLSQGEIQSQGRFEDVLNFGKEP, from the exons ATGGCAGTGATTCTCATCACTTTGGCAGTATTCTTGGATGGCAGCACAACAGCTGGCCAAATTGGCATGTCTTTGAACATTGTCCTCGTCGCCAACTCGACGCTTTTAGCGCTTGTCACGTCTTGGACGAATCTGGAGATATCTCTTGGTGCTAT ATCTCGTTTGAAGATACTGGAAGCAGACACAGTAGCAGAAGAACAGTCGCCATCTGGAGCAGAAGTCCCCGAGTATTGGCCTTCACGTGGGGCGGTTGAGGTCCGTGACCTGACGGTCTCTTACGAAGAGACGCACGTGCCGGCGTTGAAGAACATCAACCTATCCATTGAACCAGGTCAGCATTTGGTGATCTGTGGTAGGACGGGCAG TGGGAAGAGcactctcctcctcgccctaCTCCGTCTTCTCAATACCCAATCAGGGGCCATCGAAGTTGATGGAATCGATTTGAACCAGGTTCCACTGTCAATTATACGAGAGCGATGTTTTATCACTGTCACGCAAGATCCATTTCTGCTCGCGCAGGCTAGTCTTCGTTTCAACTTGGAC CCTTCAGAAACTCTTCCTGAAAGTGCCATAATGAAGGCACTTGGACGAACTGGGCTCTGTGGACATTTCGACAGCAATCCGGAAGCAAAGCTGGTAGACATCCTGGACGACCCTCTTAGCTCGTTGCCTCACATGTCAACTGGCCAAACCCAGTTGTTCGCCTTGACAAGAGCTATCCTACGAGCCGAGCATTCTTCAATCAAAGGAAAAAACGCTATTATTCTTCTGGACGAAGCGACATCCTCGGTTGATGGGCTGACAGAGTCAACTATGCGGCGCATCGTGAAAGAGGTCTTTACGGATAACGGACACACTGTGATTGAGATTACGCATCGTTTGTCTGGATTTGAGGGTATCGCGAGAACTGGAGGACAGAGTCAACAAGTGAAAGCAATTCTCCTTTCGCAGGGAGAGATTCAGAGCCAAGGAAGATTTGAGGATGTGCTCAACTTTGGCAAGGAGCCTTAG